The genomic stretch GGCCGAAGCCTTCGAGCGGCCCGCGTGGGCGTGGCAGGGCGGCGCCAGCCATGATGGGGGGCGACAGGCGGGTACCGCGCCGGCGCGTCCGTGACGCATGGTGCAAGGTGGCGGACTGCGCGATGTCAGGGTGCTGCTTCATGCTGTGTGCTTGCCGGGAACGACCGAACATGACGGAATTCATACATGTGGCCTGAACAGAATACGGAGCCCAGTCCTGACGTGCTCCCCGAGGCTGGGGGAACGATCCTCGTCGTCGATGACGTGCCGGACAATCTCGCGGTCCTGGGGGTGCTGCTGCAGCCTCACTACGATGTGCTGGCGGCGCCTTCGGGCACACGGGCGCTCGAGATCTGTGCGCACGGACCCGTGCCGGACCTGATCCTGCTCGACGTCATGATGCCGGGCATGGACGGCTACGAGGTGCTGGCGCACCTTCGCGGGCAGCCTGCGACACGTGACATTCCGGTGATCTTCCTCACCGCGCTGGACGACCCGCGCGACGAAGAGCAGGGTCTGGCACTCGGCGCGGCGGACTACATCACCAAGCCGATTCACCCTGCGGTTGTGCTCGCCCGCGTGCGCAACCAGCTTGAGGTCAAACGCGCGCGAGAAATGCTGCACAACCGGAACCTTGATCTCGAGTCAGAAGTGGCGCGGCGAATGGCCGAGAACGACATGACGCAGCTGGTGACGATCCGCGCGCTGGCTCACCTGGCCGAAACGCGCGACCCGGAAACCGGCAACCACATTCTGCGCACGCAGGCTTATGTGCGTCTGCTGGCCACCCGGCTGCAGGCTCATCCGCGTTTTCAAGCGAGGCTGGACCCGGGCTACATCGAGCTGCTGACGCGCTCGGCGCCGTTGCACGACATCGGCAAGGTCGGGATCCCGGACCATATTCTGCTCAAGCCCGGGCCACTTGCTGCCGATGAATGGATCATCATGCAGACGCACTCCCGCCTTGGTGCGGAGGCGATCGAACTGGCAGAGGGGGACATCGAGCAGCCCTTGCCCTTTCTGGCCCTGGCAAAGGAGATCGCGCGCTGGCATCACGAGCGCTGGGATGGCAGTGGCTACCCGGACGGGCTCAGGGGCGACGAGATTCCGGTTTCGGCGCGGCTGATGGCCGTTGCCGATGTTTTCGATGCGCTGATTTCGGATCGCATCTACAAGGCAGGCATGTCTTACGCCGACGCGCGGAAACTCATCGAGGCGGGGCGCGGACTGCACTTCGACCCGGACGTGGTCGACGCCTTCCTGAGCGGATTCGACGCATTTGTCGACATCGCGGAGCAACATCGGGATGTCCATCGCGCCCTGTCCTCAGGCGGCACCTGACCGCTGCAGGAGACTGACCGAATGGAAGCAGACCCGTCGGCAACGGCGACAGATTCTGACAGCAAGGCGCTTCGTCGTGCCGCCTGGCGGGTGGTGCTGCCCTACGCCTTGTTCGCGAGCGTATGGATCGTGCTCTCCGACCGTGCGCTCGATCTCTTGCCCGACGCCATCGCAGACAAGGCCTGGCTGCAGACCTTCAAGGGCTGGTTCTTCGTGTTCATCACCTCACTGCTGCTCTATGGCGTGGTGCGCGACATGCTGCTGCGGCTCACCGAGGCGAGTCGGCGCAGGCATGAGGAACAGCGCAGCCGTCTGCAGGCTGCACGACTCCTGAGCGCGATTGCCGAGAGTTCGAGCGATGCGATTTTTGCCAAGGACCTCAGCGGCCGCTACCTGTTGTTCAACAAGGCGGCGGCCGGCTTTGTCGGCAAGGACGCGGAGGAAGTTCTGGGGCATGACGACCGCGTGCTCTTTCCGCCTGCTTACGCGCAGATGGTGATGGCCAACGACCAGCAGGTCATGGCAGCCGGGGAGACCATGAGCTTTGAGGAAACGGTGAGCTTGGCCGACCGCGAAGTCACGTATCTTGCCACGAAGGGGGTGTTGCGCGGAGCGAGTGGCGAGGTCACCGGTATGTACGGAATTTCGCGTGACATCTCCGCGCTCAAGGCCGTCGAGTCCGAACTGCGAAAGCTGTCGCAGGTCGTTGAGCAAAGCCCCGAGAGTGTCATCGTGACCGATCTCGAGGGTCGGATCGAATACGTCAACGAAGCCTTCACGGGGCATAGCGGCTATCTGGCTGCCGAGGTGCTCGGTCAGCCTGCGAGCATGTTCGGCGAGACCCTGACGCCCGCGTCAAGCTTCAAGGAACTGTGGTCAGCCCTGTCGCGTGGTGAGGCGTGGAGCGGCGAGTTCATCAATCAGCGCAAGGACGGCAGCAGCTATGCCGTGTTCGCTCGGGTGGTGCCGATCCACCGCGAAGACGGCAGCATCTCGAACTACATGTCGCTGCAGGAGGACATCACCGAGAAGAAGCTTATCGAGGCCGAACTGGAGCAGCACCGCAAGCATCTCGAAGAGCTGGTAGCGAGCAGGACGGCCGAGCTGAGGGATGCCACCGAACGTGCGAACGCGGCCAGCGAGGCCAAGAGCGCTTTCCTGGCCAATATGAGCCATGAGATCCGGACCCCGATGAATGCCATCATCGGCCTCACCCACCTCCTGCGCCGGGATCATCCTGCGCAGCGCCAGATCGAACGCCTGGACCGGGTGGGCAGTGCAGCGCGTCACCTTCTGTCCGTGATCAACGATATTCTCGACCTGTCCAAGGTCGAGGCGGGCCGGCTCCGGCTGGAGAACAGCGAGTTTGCCTTGGGCGCAGTCTTCGAGCATGTGCAGTCCCTGATCGCCGAGCAGGCGAAAGCAAAGGGGCTGACCGTTGAGTTTGACACCCGCGATGTGCCGGGACGGCTGTGCGGCGACGCCACCCGCTTGCGTCAGGCCCTGCTCAATTACGCAGTGAATGCGATCAAGTTTACCGAGCACGGTTCGGTGTCGCTGAGCGCATCCGTTGCAGAAGACCGGGGTGATGAGTTGCTCGTAAGGTTTGAGGTCAGGGACACCGGCATGGGTGTGGCGGCTGAAAAGATTCCCCGCCTGTTCGATGCCTTCGAACAGGCGGACGCGTCTACCACCCGGCGTTTTGGGGGAACCGGTCTTGGCCTGGCGATCACCCGCCGGCTAGCGACCCTGATGGGGGGAGAGGCGGGCGCCGAGAGTGAGCCGGGGCAGGGCAGCACCTTCTGGTTCACTGCCGTGCTCAGGCGGGGACGCGGCGCGGTGGCCAACCCCCCGTCCGTGTCCGCCGGCGAGTCCGAACGCGTCCTTCGCGAGCAACATGCAGGCGCTCGTGTACTGCTGGCTGAAGACAATCCGGTCAATCGCGAAGTGGCACTGGATCTGCTGAATGCAGTCGGCCTGGCCGTCGAATCGGTCTCCACCGGGCGGGCCGTGCTCGAGCGCTGTCGCACATGCGACTTCGATCTGATCCTGATGGACATGAGGATGCCCGAGATGGACGGACTGGACGCCACGCGGGCCTTGCGGGCGCAGACGCGCAACCGTCACACCCCGGTCGTCGCCCTGACGGCCAACGTTTTCGAGGAGGACCGTCGTGCCTGCTTTGCGGCGGGCATGGACGACTTCGTGGCCAAACCAGTGGATCCGCAGGACCTGTATTCGACACTGCTGCGCTGGTTGCCGTCGCGTGCGGTGGCGGCAACAGACGCCGCGCAGGCGCCGGTGCCTGCGGACCCCTCTTCTGCTGAGTGCGCGCCCGAGGTGTTCGAAGCTGCAGTCGCGCAAATGAAGCTGTATCTGGCGAACGCAAACATGCGCGCCAACCGCCTGCTCGAGGACGAGCGTAGCGTCTTCGCAACGGCACTCGGTTCTGTTTTTGCAGAATTCGAGCACAATGTAGCCTGCTTCAGGTATCCGGAGGCACTGGCCCTGCTGGCGCAGAGTCGGACGCCCGGGCGCGACTGAGTTTCGGAAACCCGTTCGAGCCGTTACGATGTATGGCCGGACACGCGCGCTGACCCGACCACCTTGCCGGAGACATGCCCGCCTTGGGTTCTTCTCGCTCAGCCATCTCACTGCGTCGAACACTGCTGCTGCGGGCCTTGCTGCTCGCCTTCGGCAGTTCGCTGGTTGTCACGATCGGCTTTGTTGCGCTTGGCATGTTGCCGGTCCTCGAACGGGTTGCCGAAAGTGATTTCAATCTTGCCGCAGAGCGGGTCGAGGCACGGCTGCGCCAGACCTTCGAGCCCGAAGAGCGCCAGCTTGCCATCAGCCTCGCATGGATCGGTGCCAACCTGCCCGACGTGGACAATCCGGCGCGTTTCAACGAGTACTTCATGCCGGTTCTCACCGCGTCGCCCTATATCACCTCGGTGGTGGCCGGTACGTCGACGGGCCAGGGCTGGATGCTGCTGCAGCGTGGCGAGGGGCAGTGGCGCAACCGTCTGACCGATATCCCGCGCTGGGGCCAGATGCAGCTTTTCGTCGACCTTGTGCCGGGTGTCAAGGCACAGGAGCGCCGGGAGGCCATGGACTACGATGCCCGCAAGCGCCCGTGGTTTACCGGGGCGCTCACGGAGGCGGCGCCCGGAACCGTGCATTGGACGCGACCGTACACCTTCTTCACCACCGGTGACCCCGGAATTACCGCGTCCCGGCACACCATGCTGGCAGACGGGCGGGACCTGGTGATCGGCTTCGATCTCACCTTGCGCGATCTGTCGGCTGCGACGCTGGATGCAGGGGTTGGTCGGCAGGGGCTGGCGCTGATCATGACCGAGGACGAACGCGTGCTCGGACTGCCCAGGCGACCCGATGGTGTTGGCGTCGATGAGTGGCTGGGTAACGTACTCTTGCCGGTCGGCACCCTTGGCGTCGATGCGGTCAGCGATCTGCTTCCAGTGTGGCGAAGCGCCAGAGGACAGCCGGTCGGTGTGGCGCACTTCGTCTCGAATGGGGCGCGCTGGCTCTTCAGCGCGCGGGCCTATCGCCTAGGGAGGCAGACCTTCTGGGTGCTGGTGCTTGCGCCTGAAGCCGACTTTGCGCCCGCCTGGACTGCAATCGGCTTTGGGCTTGCGGGCGGCCTGCTGCTGCTGCTGGCTGCTGCGGGCACTGTCGCCCAGGTGCAGGCGCGCATCATCGCCCGTCCGCTCGAGACACTTGCCGCGTCGAGCAAGCGCATCGGCGCGCTCGATTTCACCCCGCCGGGGCCGGTGCAGAGCCGGATTGCAGAGATTGCCCAACTGGCACAGGCGCAGGAGAGCATGCGCGAACTGCTGCACCGAAACCAGCTGGCGCTGCGCGATCACGCCGAGCGCCTGAACACGCAGGTGAGGGAGCTGCGGGACGCCGAGGACCGCATCAATACGCTCGCTTTTTATGATCCGCTCACCGGCCTGCCCAACCGCCGGCTGCTGAGCGACCGCCTGCAGCGGGCGCTGACCAGTTGCGCCCGCAATCATCGCAAAGGGGCCTTGCTGTTCATCGATCTGGATAACTTCAAGACCCTCAACGACACGCTGGGGCACGATCTCGGCGATCTGCTGCTCAAGGAGATGGGCGTGCGCCTCGCCGCGACGATACGCGAGGGTGATACTGCGGCCCGGTTGGGTGGGGACGAGTTCGTGCTCGTGCTTGAGGGGCTGAGCGCCGACGCCGATGAAGCCATGGCGCACACGCGGGGTGTTGGCGCCAAGCTGCTCGAAGCGCTCAACAAGCCCTATCAGCTCGGGGGGCATGAGACCTGCAGTACTGCCAGCATTGGTGCGACCCTGTTCGAGGGGCACGAGGTCAATATCGACGAGCTTTTCAAGCAGGCCGATCTGGCGATGTACCAGGCGAAGGCCGACGGGCGCAACCGGCTCTGCTTCTACGGGCCGGCAATGCAGGCACAGCTCAGCGAGCGTGCGGCACTCGAGGCTGACCTGCGCCGTGCCCTGACTCAGGAGCAGTTCGAACTGCACTATCAGCCACAGGTGAGTTCGGCCGGTGGTCTGATTGGCGTCGAGGCCCTGCTGCGATGGAATCATCCGCAGCGCAACATGGTGTCGCCGCTCAGCTTCATTCCGGTTGCGGAAGACACCGGGCTGATCCTCGACATCGGGCGCTGGGTGCTCCTTGCTGCTTGCCGACAGCTTGCTGAGTGGGCCGACGTGCCGCGCCTGGCAGCCATGACCATGTCGGTCAATGTCAGCGCACGCCAGTTCCGGCATCCCGACTTTGTCGACGAGGTCAAGTCAGCGCTCGAGTTCACCGGGGCGGCAAGCCGCTTGCTCAGGCTTGAGCTGACCGAGAGCCTGCTGCTGGAGGATGTCGAAACGGTCATCGCCCGCATGCACGAGTTGCGTGCGCTTGGGGTGGGGTTTTCGCTTGACGATTTCGGCACCGGCTACTCTTCCCTGTCCTATCTGAAGCGCCTGCCGCTGACCGAGCTCAAGATCGACATGTCCTTCGTGCGCGACGTGCTGGTGGACCCGAACGACGCAGCAATTGCGCGCACCATCATCGCGCTCGCGCACACGATGGGGCTGAGCGTGATTGCAGAAGGCGTCGAGTCCGAAGCCCAGCGCAGCTTTCTTGCGCATTCAGGTTGCGATGCCTATCAGGGCTATCTGTTTGGCCGGCCGGCGCCGGCAGCGCAGATCATGCTGCTCGTCCACAGCGCGCCCGCGGTCGCAAGCTGAGTCAGGGGCTGCGGTGGCCGGGAGATTGGCCGCTCACCGGGTGCCTCAGCCTGGCAGGCAGGCGAATCCGTCCATCAGCATGCGTGCGCTGCGGCTCATCACGGCCTTGCCCAGCGTCCAGCCGGCCTCGGTCTGGTGCGCGTCTACGCCGACCCGGGTGCAACCGGAAGGCTGGGCGAGTCTGAGCGGTGAAGTACCCTGGTTGCAGACATGGTGTGACGCCAGCGTACCCGGGATGGCCGCAGCCGCAGCGATGGCAATGGCTGCAGTGCCGGGAATGGCGTGGTGAAAGACGCCCATCGACAGTACCCGGCAGGTGAGGTCGGTGTCGTCGGCAGCGAACTCGCGCCCATTGGCAGCGCGAAAGGCTTTCGGACCGTCGAGTACGGCGAGCTTGGGCGTGTGAGCGCGCGCCTTCGCTTCGGCCGCGTTCGCTGCCAGACCCATGGCGAGGGCACCTGCAACGCGGATGCGCTCGCAGCGCGCCAGTAGCTCGGGCTGGGTATTGAGTACCGTTTGCGGGGCACTGCAATCGAGGCCGAGCGTGGCCGCGTCGATCAGGATCATCGGGTTGCCGGCGCTGATCAGGGTGGCGTCGACGGTCTCTTCCGCCGTTTGAAGGCTGTCGCGCATCCGCCCCGTCGGGAACAGTTCGGCCGCGCCGCTGCCTGCGGGGTCGAGGAATTCGAGCCGGATTTCTGCGGCGGGAAAGGCGACGCCGTCGAGCATGAAGTCGCCCGCCTCCTGCACCTCGCCAGCCTGCATCGGCACCTGCGCGAGGATGCGTTTGCCGATGTTTGCCTGCCAGATGCGCACCCTTGCCATGCCGTCGGCCGGCGTCTGCAGCAGGCCCCGGCTGATGGCAAACGGACCAACGGCCGCGGTCAGGTTGCCGCAGTTGCCGGACCAGTCGATGCGTTCGCCTGACACCGGCACCTGGCCGAACAGGTAGTCCACATCGCAGTCGGTCCGGCCCGAGGGCGCCAGGATGACGACCTTGCTGGTGCTTGAAGTGGCACCGCCGAGACCGTCGATCTGCTTGCCATAGGGGTCGGGACTGCCAAGCAGGCGGGCGAGCAGGGCGTCGCGGGTCGCGTCGTCGGCAGGTAGATCCCTTGCCAGCATGAACAGGCCCTTGCTGGTGCCGCCGCGCATCCATGCGGCAGGGATGCGGCGCTGACGGGTCATGCTGCGGGTGCCACCGGGGCGGCTGTTGCGTCGTTCGGGCTCTGAGCGTGGGCTGGCCGGCGGCGCTCGATTCTGATGGAGCGGGCGCGCAGCTGACCGCAGCCTGCATCGACGTCCTGGCCGGCCGAGTGGCGCAGTTTGGTCAGCACGCCTCGACGATGCAGCCAGCGGCCCAGCTCGGCCGCGCGCTCCCATGAGGGGCGGCGGAAGTCGAGTTCGGGTACGGCGTTGTACGGAATCAGGTTCATGATCGCGTACTTGCCGGTGAGGAGGCGGACGATGCCCTCCATCTCCTCCTCGCTGTCGTTGACGCCTTCGATCAGCGTCCATTGATACTGGATTGGATAACCGGTGGCGCGGGCATAGCGTTCGCCGAGTTCGACCAGTTCGGCAGGGGCGATGCGGGGCGCGCGCGGCAGGAGCTTCTCGCGCAGCGCGGGCAGGCTCGAGTGCAGCGACAGGGCCAGCGCCGGTTTCACCGTCATCTGCGGGAGGCGCTCAAATACACGTGGATCGCCCACCGTGGAGAACACCAGGTTCTTGTGCCCGATGCCGCCGATGGTACCGAGGAACTCGATGGCTTCGATCACGTTGTCGATGTTGTGTGCCGGTTCGCCCATGCCCATGAACACGACCTTGGTCACCCGGCGCATGCTGCGGGCGA from Parazoarcus communis encodes the following:
- a CDS encoding response regulator → MWPEQNTEPSPDVLPEAGGTILVVDDVPDNLAVLGVLLQPHYDVLAAPSGTRALEICAHGPVPDLILLDVMMPGMDGYEVLAHLRGQPATRDIPVIFLTALDDPRDEEQGLALGAADYITKPIHPAVVLARVRNQLEVKRAREMLHNRNLDLESEVARRMAENDMTQLVTIRALAHLAETRDPETGNHILRTQAYVRLLATRLQAHPRFQARLDPGYIELLTRSAPLHDIGKVGIPDHILLKPGPLAADEWIIMQTHSRLGAEAIELAEGDIEQPLPFLALAKEIARWHHERWDGSGYPDGLRGDEIPVSARLMAVADVFDALISDRIYKAGMSYADARKLIEAGRGLHFDPDVVDAFLSGFDAFVDIAEQHRDVHRALSSGGT
- a CDS encoding PAS domain-containing hybrid sensor histidine kinase/response regulator — encoded protein: MEADPSATATDSDSKALRRAAWRVVLPYALFASVWIVLSDRALDLLPDAIADKAWLQTFKGWFFVFITSLLLYGVVRDMLLRLTEASRRRHEEQRSRLQAARLLSAIAESSSDAIFAKDLSGRYLLFNKAAAGFVGKDAEEVLGHDDRVLFPPAYAQMVMANDQQVMAAGETMSFEETVSLADREVTYLATKGVLRGASGEVTGMYGISRDISALKAVESELRKLSQVVEQSPESVIVTDLEGRIEYVNEAFTGHSGYLAAEVLGQPASMFGETLTPASSFKELWSALSRGEAWSGEFINQRKDGSSYAVFARVVPIHREDGSISNYMSLQEDITEKKLIEAELEQHRKHLEELVASRTAELRDATERANAASEAKSAFLANMSHEIRTPMNAIIGLTHLLRRDHPAQRQIERLDRVGSAARHLLSVINDILDLSKVEAGRLRLENSEFALGAVFEHVQSLIAEQAKAKGLTVEFDTRDVPGRLCGDATRLRQALLNYAVNAIKFTEHGSVSLSASVAEDRGDELLVRFEVRDTGMGVAAEKIPRLFDAFEQADASTTRRFGGTGLGLAITRRLATLMGGEAGAESEPGQGSTFWFTAVLRRGRGAVANPPSVSAGESERVLREQHAGARVLLAEDNPVNREVALDLLNAVGLAVESVSTGRAVLERCRTCDFDLILMDMRMPEMDGLDATRALRAQTRNRHTPVVALTANVFEEDRRACFAAGMDDFVAKPVDPQDLYSTLLRWLPSRAVAATDAAQAPVPADPSSAECAPEVFEAAVAQMKLYLANANMRANRLLEDERSVFATALGSVFAEFEHNVACFRYPEALALLAQSRTPGRD
- a CDS encoding EAL domain-containing protein, whose amino-acid sequence is MGSSRSAISLRRTLLLRALLLAFGSSLVVTIGFVALGMLPVLERVAESDFNLAAERVEARLRQTFEPEERQLAISLAWIGANLPDVDNPARFNEYFMPVLTASPYITSVVAGTSTGQGWMLLQRGEGQWRNRLTDIPRWGQMQLFVDLVPGVKAQERREAMDYDARKRPWFTGALTEAAPGTVHWTRPYTFFTTGDPGITASRHTMLADGRDLVIGFDLTLRDLSAATLDAGVGRQGLALIMTEDERVLGLPRRPDGVGVDEWLGNVLLPVGTLGVDAVSDLLPVWRSARGQPVGVAHFVSNGARWLFSARAYRLGRQTFWVLVLAPEADFAPAWTAIGFGLAGGLLLLLAAAGTVAQVQARIIARPLETLAASSKRIGALDFTPPGPVQSRIAEIAQLAQAQESMRELLHRNQLALRDHAERLNTQVRELRDAEDRINTLAFYDPLTGLPNRRLLSDRLQRALTSCARNHRKGALLFIDLDNFKTLNDTLGHDLGDLLLKEMGVRLAATIREGDTAARLGGDEFVLVLEGLSADADEAMAHTRGVGAKLLEALNKPYQLGGHETCSTASIGATLFEGHEVNIDELFKQADLAMYQAKADGRNRLCFYGPAMQAQLSERAALEADLRRALTQEQFELHYQPQVSSAGGLIGVEALLRWNHPQRNMVSPLSFIPVAEDTGLILDIGRWVLLAACRQLAEWADVPRLAAMTMSVNVSARQFRHPDFVDEVKSALEFTGAASRLLRLELTESLLLEDVETVIARMHELRALGVGFSLDDFGTGYSSLSYLKRLPLTELKIDMSFVRDVLVDPNDAAIARTIIALAHTMGLSVIAEGVESEAQRSFLAHSGCDAYQGYLFGRPAPAAQIMLLVHSAPAVAS
- the prpF gene encoding 2-methylaconitate cis-trans isomerase PrpF: MTRQRRIPAAWMRGGTSKGLFMLARDLPADDATRDALLARLLGSPDPYGKQIDGLGGATSSTSKVVILAPSGRTDCDVDYLFGQVPVSGERIDWSGNCGNLTAAVGPFAISRGLLQTPADGMARVRIWQANIGKRILAQVPMQAGEVQEAGDFMLDGVAFPAAEIRLEFLDPAGSGAAELFPTGRMRDSLQTAEETVDATLISAGNPMILIDAATLGLDCSAPQTVLNTQPELLARCERIRVAGALAMGLAANAAEAKARAHTPKLAVLDGPKAFRAANGREFAADDTDLTCRVLSMGVFHHAIPGTAAIAIAAAAAIPGTLASHHVCNQGTSPLRLAQPSGCTRVGVDAHQTEAGWTLGKAVMSRSARMLMDGFACLPG
- a CDS encoding RNA methyltransferase, coding for MRIEQISRRLHDLGAKTCHEQRVLRGWIQRRPLDAGRRPAEHFLPQSIRNALPELMAELDGLARLNAAHPGDDGSSRLLVDLADGQTVESVLLPRDGLCVSSQLGCAVGCVFCMTGKDGLLRQLGSAEIVAQVALARSMRRVTKVVFMGMGEPAHNIDNVIEAIEFLGTIGGIGHKNLVFSTVGDPRVFERLPQMTVKPALALSLHSSLPALREKLLPRAPRIAPAELVELGERYARATGYPIQYQWTLIEGVNDSEEEMEGIVRLLTGKYAIMNLIPYNAVPELDFRRPSWERAAELGRWLHRRGVLTKLRHSAGQDVDAGCGQLRARSIRIERRRPAHAQSPNDATAAPVAPAA